Proteins encoded together in one Planctomyces sp. SH-PL14 window:
- the purB gene encoding adenylosuccinate lyase, whose protein sequence is MSHEIYQNPLNTRYASREMSAIWSDQRKHSTWRRLWVVLAECQRELGLPITEGQIAELRASVDNIDFARAAHHEKIRRHDVMAHVETYKELCPTAGGIIHLGATSCYVTDNTELIQMRDSLQLLRSRLVQVIDRLARFAAEYRGLPCLGYTHLQPAQPTTVGKRATLWCHDLALDLEEIEHRLASLKFRGAKGTTGTQATFLHLFGGDHAKCERLDQMVAERMGFPSSYPVTGQTYSRKVDAQVMATLSGIGQSAHKAGSDLRILQSRKEIEEPFESGQIGSSAMAYKRNPMRAERMCALARFAMSLTANAEQTQATQWLERTLDDSANRRLAIAQSFLATDAVLIIYRNVTDGLVVYPKVIEKHLNEELPFMATEEIMMAGVQQGGDRQELHELIRVHSHAAAREVKEFGRANDLIDRLKADPAFAKVDMESMLDGKRFIGRSPEQVDAFIAGVVDPIRGKYPEALAGAAVELKV, encoded by the coding sequence TTGTCCCACGAGATCTACCAGAACCCCCTCAACACCCGCTACGCCTCGCGCGAAATGAGCGCGATCTGGTCCGACCAGCGAAAACACTCCACCTGGCGACGGCTCTGGGTCGTCCTCGCCGAATGCCAGCGGGAACTCGGACTGCCGATCACCGAGGGGCAGATCGCCGAACTCCGCGCCTCCGTCGACAACATCGACTTCGCCCGCGCAGCCCATCACGAAAAGATCCGCCGCCACGACGTGATGGCCCACGTCGAGACCTACAAGGAACTCTGCCCGACCGCCGGCGGGATCATCCACCTCGGCGCGACCTCCTGCTACGTCACCGACAACACCGAACTCATCCAGATGCGGGACAGCCTCCAGCTGCTCCGTTCCCGCCTCGTGCAGGTCATCGACCGCCTCGCCCGGTTCGCCGCCGAATACCGCGGCCTCCCGTGCCTCGGGTACACCCACCTCCAGCCCGCCCAGCCGACGACCGTCGGCAAGCGGGCCACCCTCTGGTGCCACGACCTCGCCCTTGACCTCGAGGAGATCGAGCACCGCCTCGCGAGCCTCAAGTTCCGCGGAGCCAAGGGGACGACCGGAACCCAGGCCACCTTCCTGCACCTCTTCGGCGGCGACCACGCCAAGTGCGAACGGCTCGACCAGATGGTCGCCGAGCGGATGGGATTCCCTTCGTCCTACCCCGTGACCGGCCAGACCTACTCGCGGAAGGTCGACGCCCAGGTCATGGCGACCCTCTCCGGGATCGGCCAGTCGGCCCATAAGGCGGGGAGCGACCTGCGGATTCTCCAGAGCCGCAAGGAGATCGAAGAGCCGTTCGAGTCCGGCCAGATCGGCTCCTCGGCGATGGCCTACAAGCGGAACCCGATGCGGGCCGAACGGATGTGCGCCCTGGCCCGCTTCGCGATGTCGCTCACCGCCAACGCCGAGCAGACGCAGGCGACGCAGTGGCTCGAGCGGACGCTCGACGACAGCGCCAACCGCCGGCTCGCCATCGCCCAGTCATTCCTGGCGACGGACGCGGTCCTCATCATCTACCGGAACGTCACGGACGGTCTCGTCGTCTATCCCAAGGTCATCGAGAAGCATCTCAACGAAGAGCTGCCGTTCATGGCGACCGAGGAGATCATGATGGCGGGGGTGCAGCAGGGGGGGGACCGGCAGGAACTCCACGAACTGATCCGCGTCCACAGCCACGCCGCCGCGCGGGAAGTGAAGGAGTTCGGCCGGGCAAACGACCTCATCGACCGGCTCAAGGCCGATCCGGCGTTCGCCAAGGTCGACATGGAGAGCATGCTCGACGGCAAGCGGTTCATCGGCCGCTCCCCCGAACAGGTCGACGCCTTCATTGCCGGGGTCGTCGACCCGATCCGCGGTAAGTACCCGGAGGCACTCGCCGGCGCGGCGGTCGAGTTAAAGGTCTGA